From Pleurocapsa minor HA4230-MV1, one genomic window encodes:
- a CDS encoding RNA polymerase sigma factor SigF, with protein sequence MATQTLSYRCMELLQNYHRHPSLKLRNKLVELNIGLVRKVAHQICRKCAEPYEDLEQIGYLGLIRAIERFDPLQGAAFSSFAIPYIRGEMLHYLRDKGSMMRIPRRWQELYARGKKLRKDLIEQLGRLPKDTELAAGLGIPLAEWSECQLALQNRLPISLDAVVNNSLDSSITFGDTIADPNYMKQRKLEDDKLQLQRAMNQLEDKTKAAIECVFLWDLPRKEAAKHIGISPMTVTRHLHKGIEQLGAMLEHQVA encoded by the coding sequence ATGGCTACACAAACTCTTAGTTATCGCTGCATGGAATTGCTGCAAAATTACCATCGCCATCCTTCTCTAAAATTACGTAATAAATTAGTTGAGTTAAATATAGGTTTAGTTAGAAAAGTAGCACATCAAATCTGTCGTAAATGTGCTGAACCTTATGAAGATTTAGAACAAATTGGTTATTTAGGTTTGATTAGAGCGATCGAAAGATTCGATCCTTTGCAGGGAGCAGCATTTAGTTCTTTTGCGATTCCTTATATTCGTGGTGAAATGCTGCACTATTTAAGAGATAAAGGTAGCATGATGCGGATTCCCCGCAGGTGGCAAGAACTTTATGCTAGAGGTAAAAAACTACGTAAAGATTTAATTGAACAACTAGGACGTTTACCTAAAGATACTGAATTAGCTGCTGGTTTGGGTATTCCTTTAGCAGAATGGAGTGAGTGTCAGCTAGCCTTGCAAAATCGTCTGCCAATTAGTTTAGATGCAGTAGTTAATAATTCGTTGGATTCATCAATTACTTTTGGTGACACGATCGCCGATCCAAACTATATGAAACAACGTAAACTAGAAGATGATAAGCTTCAGCTACAAAGAGCCATGAACCAATTAGAAGATAAAACCAAAGCGGCGATCGAATGTGTATTTCTTTGGGATCTACCCCGTAAAGAAGCTGCTAAACATATTGGCATTAGTCCCATGACTGTTACTAGACATTTACATAAAGGGATCGAACAGTTAGGTGCAATGTTAGAACATCAAGTGGCATGA
- a CDS encoding aminotransferase class I/II-fold pyridoxal phosphate-dependent enzyme codes for MTLFNETLNGKDSTNVSANNNAQSSVLSTATKAEAIQGWLIDKLAEVLEIEPNQIDVGQDFEEYGLESAEAINLSGDLEDYLSCRLPPTLLWDYQNIETLAQYLAKGNLSDNQADTLELQALPSHSSDFISNIPLENYQFNEFPEYKKLLAQQEQVASLGNGNPFFVPQEGIVNDRTTIDGRELINFATYNYIGMCGDPQVTQAAKEAIDRYGTSACASRLISGEKPLHRELERELADFIGVEESIVLVGGHATNVTTIGHLFGKGDLVIYDALSHNSILQGCFLSGASLVAFPHNDVEALEKILSDRRHRYQRVLIVIEGVYSTDGDVANLPAVVKVKQKYKTFLMVDEAHSIGTIGKTGRGISEYYNLDPNDIDLWMGTLSKSFASCGGYIAGSSALVEYLKYTAPGFVFSVGMSPPNAAATLAAVRVLKAEPARATTLQARAKLFLDLAQEQGLDTGMSQDSPVIPIIVGDSLKSIQLSQNLFKRGINVPFMIYPSVPQNAARLRFFITCNHTEAQIRSTIEILADELNKL; via the coding sequence CTCAATCTAGCGTTTTAAGTACTGCGACAAAAGCTGAAGCAATACAGGGTTGGCTCATTGATAAGCTAGCAGAAGTGCTGGAGATTGAACCAAATCAAATTGATGTCGGACAAGATTTTGAGGAATACGGTTTGGAATCGGCCGAAGCAATCAACCTATCGGGAGATTTGGAAGATTATCTTAGTTGCCGTCTGCCTCCTACCCTGTTATGGGACTATCAGAACATTGAAACTCTAGCTCAATATTTAGCTAAGGGAAACTTATCTGACAACCAGGCTGATACTTTAGAACTTCAAGCTTTACCCAGTCATAGCTCAGATTTTATCTCTAATATACCTTTAGAAAATTATCAATTTAACGAATTTCCCGAATATAAAAAATTATTAGCTCAACAAGAACAGGTTGCTAGCTTAGGTAATGGTAATCCCTTTTTTGTTCCTCAAGAGGGAATAGTTAACGATCGCACTACCATTGATGGTCGTGAACTAATTAATTTTGCTACCTATAATTACATCGGTATGTGTGGCGATCCCCAGGTGACTCAGGCTGCCAAGGAGGCGATCGATCGATACGGAACTTCTGCCTGTGCCAGTCGCTTAATCTCTGGGGAAAAACCTTTACATAGAGAACTGGAGCGAGAACTGGCTGATTTTATAGGTGTAGAAGAGAGTATTGTTTTAGTTGGTGGTCATGCAACTAACGTCACTACTATTGGTCATTTGTTCGGCAAAGGAGATCTAGTTATCTATGACGCACTGAGTCATAACAGTATTCTTCAGGGGTGTTTTCTCTCTGGAGCTAGCTTAGTTGCCTTTCCGCACAATGATGTCGAAGCTTTAGAAAAAATCCTCAGCGATCGCCGTCATCGTTATCAAAGAGTCTTAATCGTCATTGAAGGGGTTTACAGCACTGATGGTGATGTGGCTAACCTGCCTGCCGTAGTTAAAGTTAAACAGAAGTATAAGACCTTTCTAATGGTAGATGAGGCTCATTCTATTGGCACGATCGGCAAGACTGGTAGAGGTATCAGCGAATACTACAATCTCGATCCTAATGATATCGATTTGTGGATGGGAACTCTGAGTAAGTCTTTTGCTAGCTGTGGTGGCTATATTGCAGGTTCATCTGCTCTAGTAGAATATCTTAAATATACTGCCCCAGGTTTCGTGTTTAGTGTTGGTATGTCTCCTCCTAATGCTGCTGCAACTCTAGCAGCGGTGCGGGTGCTAAAAGCCGAGCCAGCCAGAGCAACTACCCTTCAAGCTAGAGCAAAATTATTTTTAGACTTAGCTCAAGAACAGGGTTTAGATACTGGCATGAGCCAAGATTCTCCTGTAATCCCAATTATTGTCGGGGACTCTCTTAAATCAATTCAGCTATCGCAAAATTTGTTTAAAAGAGGAATTAACGTGCCGTTTATGATTTATCCTTCCGTACCGCAAAATGCTGCTAGGTTAAGATTTTTTATTACCTGCAATCATACTGAAGCGCAAATTCGTTCAACTATTGAGATTCTTGCTGACGAATTGAACAAACTATAA